CCGCACCCCGGGCCACGGGGGCTCCGGGGTGCGGCCGCGGCCGCCGCGGCGGACTCAGCCCGTGTAGTGGGCGGCGTCGTCGCCCTCGACGACGTAGCTGGGCTCGCCGCTGACCGCCACCGGCACGTCACCGGCGACCGTCACACGGTGCAGCCGGCGCGGCAGGTCGTCGTAGTCGTCCGGCGCGTAGTGCTGGGTCGACCGGTTGTCGAACAGCACCACGTCGCCGACCGACCAGCGCCAGCGCACCACGTTCTCCGGCCGGGTGACGTAGGACTGCAGGGTGCGCAGCAGGTCCGCGGAGGCCCCCGACGGCAGGCCGAGGATCCGCTCGGCGAAGCCGCCGATGAACAGGCCGCGCTCGCCGCTCTCCGGGTGCACCCGGACGACCGGGTGCGCGGTGCGGTACGTCCGCGCGGTGAAGACCCGGCGGCGCTCGCTCTCCGCCTCGTCGAGCTCCTTGCCCTGCGCGTAGTCGTAGTCGTTGGTGTGCACGGCCCAGAGCCGGTCCGCCAGGTCCCGCAGCGCGTCCGGCAGATCCCGGTAGGCGGTCTGGGTGTTGGCGATCAGCGTGTTCCCGCCGTACGGCGGGACGACCAGGCTGCGCAGGGTGGAGGCCTTCGGCGGGGTGCGGACGAAGGTGACGTCGGTGTGCCACTGGTTGGCCCGGCCGCCGTCCTCGCTGTCCACCGCGAGGACGTTGGGCTGGCCCTCCAGCGCCGGGACGGTCGGGTGCGCCTTGGTCAGCGCCCCGAAGAGGCCGGCGAACCGCGTCTGGCCCTCGTCGTCGAGGTGCTGCTCCCGGAAGAACAGCGCCTTGTGGGCGACGAGCGCCTCGTTCAGGGCTGCGACGGTCTTCTCGTCGAGCGGCCCGGCGAGATCGAGCCCGGTGATCTCGGCGCCGATACGGCCGCCGACCTTCTGAATGGCGAACGAGGTCATGGTGGTGATTCCCCTTCCGGGAGCGGGTCAGGAGGTGATCGGTGCCCGGCCGAAGGCCGGGCCGACGGCGAGCAGGGCGCCGGGGTGCGGCCGTGGCCCCAGCCGATGCGGGCGCGGTAGCTGCCGAGCAGTCCGGCGTCGGCGAGCCGGTGCTCGTCCGGGGCCTGGGCCCCGGGGGTGGTGTGCGGGGCGACGTACAGGGCGTCGACCGGACAGTTCGCCTCGCAGTGGAAGCAGGTCTGGCAGTCGCCCTGCCGGGCGATCACCGGGATGCCGTCCGGGCCGCGGTCGAAGACATCGTTCGGACAGACCTTGATGCACGTGTCGCAGGTGATGCAGCGGTCGGCGGAGACGAGTTCGATCACACGGGCTCCTTCTGCCGGAGGGGTTCGGCGCGGGTCCAGACCTCGTCCAGCCCGCCGGAGACGATCCGGTGGTGCTGGCCCGGGTCCTGCTCGGGGAAGTCCAGGCGGCGGGCCATGCCGCGGCTCTCCGTCCGGGCGAGCGCGGAGCGGTACATCCAGCGCGCGTTGGCGGTCATCGCCGCCGCCTCACGGGCCCGCACGAGGTCCCGGCCCGCACCGGACAGCCCCGCCCGAGCCTGCCGCCAGGCATCGTCGAGGACGGCCAGCGACGAGGTGAGCGTGTCGCCGTGCCGCAGGTAGTTGCGGTCGTACGGCAGCGCCTCGCGCTGCACCGCGGCGACCAGCTCGCGGTGGCCCCCGGCCGGGCGGCCGGACGGGCGCAGCCCGGCACCCCCGATCCGGCGGAGGCCGCGAACAGCGCGCCGTCGCCGGAGTCGGTGTCCGTGCCGAGCGCTTTGCCGAGGAATGCGCAGCCCCCGGTGGCCAGGACGACCGCGCCGGCCCGCACCCGGTAGGAGTGCCCGGCCTGCCGCCGGTAGCCGGCCGCGCCGGCCACCGATCCGTCGGCGGCGGTGAGGAGTTCGGTCACCGGGCTGTGGTCGAGGATGCGGACCCCGGCCCGGCGGACCCTGATCCGCA
The Kitasatospora paranensis genome window above contains:
- a CDS encoding ferredoxin family protein produces the protein MIELVSADRCITCDTCIKVCPNDVFDRGPDGIPVIARQGDCQTCFHCEANCPVDALYVAPHTTPGAQAPDEHRLADAGLLGSYRARIGWGHGRTPAPCSPSARPSAGHRSPPDPLPEGESPP
- a CDS encoding TauD/TfdA family dioxygenase — translated: MTSFAIQKVGGRIGAEITGLDLAGPLDEKTVAALNEALVAHKALFFREQHLDDEGQTRFAGLFGALTKAHPTVPALEGQPNVLAVDSEDGGRANQWHTDVTFVRTPPKASTLRSLVVPPYGGNTLIANTQTAYRDLPDALRDLADRLWAVHTNDYDYAQGKELDEAESERRRVFTARTYRTAHPVVRVHPESGERGLFIGGFAERILGLPSGASADLLRTLQSYVTRPENVVRWRWSVGDVVLFDNRSTQHYAPDDYDDLPRRLHRVTVAGDVPVAVSGEPSYVVEGDDAAHYTG
- a CDS encoding FAD-binding protein, which encodes MSSELTADVLVVGGGPAAAGTGVWYVEPDAAAREAAMASREALGGHLADRGWMARVLERTYANINGLAESGGYPFPTGPDGRQPRNGLQGPEYMRRMRIRVRRAGVRILDHSPVTELLTAADGSVAGAAGYRRQAGHSYRVRAGAVVLATGGCAFLGKALGTDTDSGDGALFAASAGSGVPGCARPAARPGATASWSPRCSARRCRTTATTCGTATRSPRRWPSSTMPGGRLGRGCPVRAGTSCGPVRRRR